A stretch of the Rhinoderma darwinii isolate aRhiDar2 chromosome 3, aRhiDar2.hap1, whole genome shotgun sequence genome encodes the following:
- the DCAF15 gene encoding DDB1- and CUL4-associated factor 15 isoform X2 yields the protein MAPSSKSDRSSGSRKWGPRDHIIRQLDRVKITGQLSPRLFRKLPPRLCVSLRNIVDEEFLRKGHVFLGFSKCGRFVLSYTSDVLDDDFSFYSYHLYWWQFQVHSKLRLVRQVRLFQDEEIYSDLYLTVCEWPSDSSKVIVFGFNTSGNGMLMNMMSDENHRDIYISIVSAPPTSPCTDCRASPQGPCLLHSFMLHTKYQVVYPFPTFQPAFQLKKDHVVLLNTSFSLVACAISVHPAGEQCDKESSQILYSKQNQHIAPATFSSFSPCVPSSSSHSPLPSESCSTTPPGTPPAVTRAREFVAGIFRRAREASGLEAEDKGERAGPSKPSPSQPSDPDSPTWHRPINEGSLRSNSHTEEPSYVNYTQFRYVLGEVTETDQESVSAEYEDDKILLPFLVTDLKGRHLKPLNDKASFQGQHLIVEQLTLDFEYVINEVIRHDASWSPQFCSFSDYDIVILEMCPDTNQVIMNIGLLLLAFPAPQEDAQLRPKTHHTSLKVAWDLHTGVFSTLSVGDLTEVKGQTSGSVWSSYRKSCVDTVMKWLVPESSARYVNRMTNEALHKGCSLKVLADSVRYTWIVL from the exons ATCACAGGACAACTTTCCCCTCGGTTGTTCCGGAAGCTGCCGCCTCGCCTCTGCGTGTCTCTGCGCAACATTGTGGACGAGGAGTTCCTGCGAAAGGG tcacgttTTCCTGGGGTTCTCCAAATGCGGACGCTTTGTATTGTCCTACACCAGCGATGTTTTAGATGATGATTTCTCCTTTTACTCCTATCACCTCTATTGGTGGCAGTTCCAAGTACACAGCAAACTGCGCCTG GTGCGGCAAGTCCGTCTCTTCCAGGATGAGGAGATTTATAGTGATTTGTACCTGACCGTATGTGAGTGGCCCAGCGACAGCTCCAAAGTCATCGTGTTTGGCTTCAA CACATCTGGCAATGGGATGTTAATGAACATGATGAGCGATGAGAACCATCGAGATATTTATATCAGCATCGTGTCTGCACCGCCAACCTCTCCCTGCACGGACTGCAGGGCCTCTCCACAAG GTCCTTGTCTGCTGCACAGCTTCATGCTTCATACGAAGTATCAGGTGGTTTATCCTTTCCCCACGTTCCAGCCGGCATTTCAGCTCAAGAAAGACCATGTGGTTCTTCTTAATACCAGTTTCTCCCTCGTGGCCTGTGCAATATCCGTGCACCCAGCTGGTGAGCAAT GTGACAAAGAATCCAGCCAAATTTTGTACAGCAAACAGAACCAACACATTGCACCTGCCACCTTTTCCTCATTCAGTCCTTGTGTCCCTTCCTCGAGCAGCCACTCTCCTCTTCCTTCGGAGTCCTGCTCTACCACTCCTCCTGGAACCCCCCCAGCCGTCACCCGTGCTCGTGAATTTGTGGCTGGTATATTTCGACGAGCCCGAGAGGCATCTGGGTTGGAGGCTGAAGACAAAGGAGAACGAGCCGGACCAAGCAAACCGAGTCCTTCACAGCCCTCCGACCCAGATTCTCCCACATGGCACCGTCCTATCAACGAAGGGTCCCTGAGGTCCAACAGTCACACAGAGGAACCGAGCTACGTTAACTACACACAATTTCGATATGTCCTCGGGGAGGTGACGGAGACTGATCAAGAGAGCG tCTCCGCAGAATATGAAGATGACAAGATCTTGCTGCCTTTCCTGGTCACTGATCTGAAGGGACGACACCTGAAACCATTGAATGACAAGGCCTCCTTCCAG GGCCAACATCTCATTGTGGAGCAACTCACCCTGGACTTTGAATACGTCATAAATGAAGTGATTCGACATGATGCCTCTTGGTCTCCGCAGTTCTGCTCCTTCAGTGACTATGATATTGTCATCCTAGAG ATGTGTCCTGACACTAACCAGGTGATCATGAACATCGGCCTCCTGCTCCTGGCGTTTCCTGCTCCGCAGGAGGACGCTCAGCTCAG GCCTAAGACTCATCACACAAGCTTAAAAGTTGCTTGGGACCTGCACACTGGAGTCTTCAGCACCCTGAGCGTGGGTGACCTCACGGAGGTGAAAGGCCAGACCAG TGGCAGCGTTTGGAGCTCGTACCGGAAAAGCTGCGTGGACACGGTCATGAAATGGTTGGTTCCAGAAAGCAGCGCCAGATATGTGAATCGTATGACCAATGAGGCGCTACATAAAG GTTGTTCCCTGAAGGTTTTGGCGGACAGTGTACGATACACGTGGATTGTGCTGTGA
- the DCAF15 gene encoding DDB1- and CUL4-associated factor 15 isoform X1 translates to MAPSSKSDRSSGSRKWGPRDHIIRQLDRVKITGQLSPRLFRKLPPRLCVSLRNIVDEEFLRKGHVFLGFSKCGRFVLSYTSDVLDDDFSFYSYHLYWWQFQVHSKLRLVRQVRLFQDEEIYSDLYLTVCEWPSDSSKVIVFGFNTSGNGMLMNMMSDENHRDIYISIVSAPPTSPCTDCRASPQGPCLLHSFMLHTKYQVVYPFPTFQPAFQLKKDHVVLLNTSFSLVACAISVHPAGEQCDKESSQILYSKQNQHIAPATFSSFSPCVPSSSSHSPLPSESCSTTPPGTPPAVTRAREFVAGIFRRAREASGLEAEDKGERAGPSKPSPSQPSDPDSPTWHRPINEGSLRSNSHTEEPSYVNYTQFRYVLGEVTETDQESEYEDDKILLPFLVTDLKGRHLKPLNDKASFQGQHLIVEQLTLDFEYVINEVIRHDASWSPQFCSFSDYDIVILEMCPDTNQVIMNIGLLLLAFPAPQEDAQLRPKTHHTSLKVAWDLHTGVFSTLSVGDLTEVKGQTSGSVWSSYRKSCVDTVMKWLVPESSARYVNRMTNEALHKGCSLKVLADSVRYTWIVL, encoded by the exons ATCACAGGACAACTTTCCCCTCGGTTGTTCCGGAAGCTGCCGCCTCGCCTCTGCGTGTCTCTGCGCAACATTGTGGACGAGGAGTTCCTGCGAAAGGG tcacgttTTCCTGGGGTTCTCCAAATGCGGACGCTTTGTATTGTCCTACACCAGCGATGTTTTAGATGATGATTTCTCCTTTTACTCCTATCACCTCTATTGGTGGCAGTTCCAAGTACACAGCAAACTGCGCCTG GTGCGGCAAGTCCGTCTCTTCCAGGATGAGGAGATTTATAGTGATTTGTACCTGACCGTATGTGAGTGGCCCAGCGACAGCTCCAAAGTCATCGTGTTTGGCTTCAA CACATCTGGCAATGGGATGTTAATGAACATGATGAGCGATGAGAACCATCGAGATATTTATATCAGCATCGTGTCTGCACCGCCAACCTCTCCCTGCACGGACTGCAGGGCCTCTCCACAAG GTCCTTGTCTGCTGCACAGCTTCATGCTTCATACGAAGTATCAGGTGGTTTATCCTTTCCCCACGTTCCAGCCGGCATTTCAGCTCAAGAAAGACCATGTGGTTCTTCTTAATACCAGTTTCTCCCTCGTGGCCTGTGCAATATCCGTGCACCCAGCTGGTGAGCAAT GTGACAAAGAATCCAGCCAAATTTTGTACAGCAAACAGAACCAACACATTGCACCTGCCACCTTTTCCTCATTCAGTCCTTGTGTCCCTTCCTCGAGCAGCCACTCTCCTCTTCCTTCGGAGTCCTGCTCTACCACTCCTCCTGGAACCCCCCCAGCCGTCACCCGTGCTCGTGAATTTGTGGCTGGTATATTTCGACGAGCCCGAGAGGCATCTGGGTTGGAGGCTGAAGACAAAGGAGAACGAGCCGGACCAAGCAAACCGAGTCCTTCACAGCCCTCCGACCCAGATTCTCCCACATGGCACCGTCCTATCAACGAAGGGTCCCTGAGGTCCAACAGTCACACAGAGGAACCGAGCTACGTTAACTACACACAATTTCGATATGTCCTCGGGGAGGTGACGGAGACTGATCAAGAGAGCG AATATGAAGATGACAAGATCTTGCTGCCTTTCCTGGTCACTGATCTGAAGGGACGACACCTGAAACCATTGAATGACAAGGCCTCCTTCCAG GGCCAACATCTCATTGTGGAGCAACTCACCCTGGACTTTGAATACGTCATAAATGAAGTGATTCGACATGATGCCTCTTGGTCTCCGCAGTTCTGCTCCTTCAGTGACTATGATATTGTCATCCTAGAG ATGTGTCCTGACACTAACCAGGTGATCATGAACATCGGCCTCCTGCTCCTGGCGTTTCCTGCTCCGCAGGAGGACGCTCAGCTCAG GCCTAAGACTCATCACACAAGCTTAAAAGTTGCTTGGGACCTGCACACTGGAGTCTTCAGCACCCTGAGCGTGGGTGACCTCACGGAGGTGAAAGGCCAGACCAG TGGCAGCGTTTGGAGCTCGTACCGGAAAAGCTGCGTGGACACGGTCATGAAATGGTTGGTTCCAGAAAGCAGCGCCAGATATGTGAATCGTATGACCAATGAGGCGCTACATAAAG GTTGTTCCCTGAAGGTTTTGGCGGACAGTGTACGATACACGTGGATTGTGCTGTGA